The Pseudoxanthomonas suwonensis sequence TGGGCAGCCTGGACATCACCGCGGCGCTGGAGAAGCAGTACCAGCAGGACCTGGGCGCGGCATTGCAGAAGCGCGGCGCGGGCGCCGACGCGAAGGCCCGCTTCGAGGCCGAGCGTGAGGCGCAACTGCATGTCGCCAGGCAGATGACCGAGCGTGCGCAGGACTTCTACGTGTCGCTGGGCATGCCCAAGCTGCCTGACAGCTACTGGGCCAAGACCCAGTTCATCAAGCCGCTGGACCGTGACGTGGTCTGCCACGCCAGCGCCTGGGACCTGGACATGGAAGGCGACGTGCGCACCAAGATGTGCATCAAGCCGAACGAAGAGGACTTCACCACCATCTACCACGAGCTGGGCCACATCTATTACGACCTGGCCTATAACGTGCAGCCGCCGCTGTTCCAGAACGGCGCCAACGACGGCTTCCACGAGGCCATCGGCGACACCATCGTGCTGGCGATGACCCCCAAGTACCTGGAGTCGATCGGCCTGGTCGAAGCCCAGGACCAGAGCCAGCAGGCGCTGATCAACGCGCAGATGCGCATGGCCCTGGCCAAGGTCGCGTTCCTGCCGTTCGGCCTGATGATCGACCGCTGGCGCTGGGGCGTGTTCGACGGCTCGATCACGCCGGACCGCTACAACCAGGCCTGGTGGGAACTGAAGGGCAAGTACCAGGGCGTGGCCCCGGCCAGCGCGCGCGGCGAGGAGTTCTTCGATCCGGGCGCCAAGTACCACGTGCCGGGCAACACCCCGTACACGCGCTACTTCCTCTCGCACGTGCTGCAGTTCCAGTTCTACAAGTCGCTGTGCGAGGCCGCCGGCCACACCGGCCCGCTGTACGACTGCAGCTTCTACGGCAACCCGGAGGCGGGCAGGAAGTTCCAGGCGATGCTGCGGCAGGGCGCCAGCCAGCCCTGGCAGGCCACGATGAAGGAGCTGACCGGCAGCGAGCAGATCGACGGCGGCGCGGTGCTGGAGTACTTCGCCCCGCTGCAGGAGTGGCTCAAGAAGCAGAACGAGGGCAAGCAGTGCGGGTGGCAGGCGGCGGCCACGCCCGCGGCACCGCCGGCGCCGACCGGGCAGGGCTGAGCGGCACGCCAGTTGGATTGGTACGGGCGCCCTCGCGGCGCCCGTGTTTTTTTTGTCGGCCTGATGCTGGCGGGTAGCCGACGCCACGTGGCGAACAACGATCCGGACTTCCTGTAGGAGCCCACTTCAGTGGGCGACACGGGCGTCGGGAATACGAGGAAGTCGCCTGTGCCGACGGCGTCGTGTCGCCGGCTGAACCCGGCTCCTACAAAAGCGGGGTCACTGGACGGTGTCGGAGGCGGCGGCCGGCTGCGCCGCCGCCATCTCCTCTTCCAGCTGCTGCTCGTAGTCGGCCAGCGACTTGCCCTGCGCGGCGGCCTCCAGTTCGGCCTCGTCGCGCAACGCGTCGGAGTACACCAGCTTCACCGCGATCCCCTTCTCGTCGTGCAGGCGCTGCGCGCGGCGGATCAGCATCAGCACCTGCGCGGCGCTGTCGCTGCTGCCGACGATGCGCCCGTCCATGCCCAGCACCCAGACCCCGGACTGGCGGACGATGCCGGCCAGCAGGTTGTCGTCGCGGTCGCGCAGTTCGGCATGCGGTTCGATCTGCGCCGCGCCGGCCTGGGCGCGGTTGCGCTCGCGCGCGGACTTGCGCTTGCGGGCGTCGCGGCGGGCCTTGGACTGGATCGACATGGGGACTCCGGAGAAAAGTGGATCAGAGCTGCTCGCCCGGCTCCAGCGTAGGCGAGGACGGCGGCGGCGGGAAGCGGCGCGCCACCCGGGCCTCCCAGCGCCAGAACAGCCAGCCCAGCAGGGCGAAGCCGGCCAGGCCCAGGGCCAGGTGCAGGCCGTGGTGGCTGAGCAGCGGCGAAAGCACGCCAGCGATGGCGGCGTTGAGCACCAGCTGGGTGAACGCCTGCAGCGAGGACGCCGAGCCACGCTGGCGCGGGTACATGTCCAGGATCGCCAGGGTCAGCACCGGGAACACCAGCGCCACGCCGAACGCGGCCAGGCTCATCGGCAGCACCGCCCACGGCACCGACGGCACGTCGACGAAGGCGTTGTACAGCACGTTGCCCAGCGCGGCGACGCCGATGCAGGCATAGCCCACGCCGACCTGGTACGGCGGCTGCCAGCGCCCGGCCACGCGCCCGGAGACGAACGCGCCCAGGACCATGCCGCCGATGGTCGGAATGAACAGCCAGGCGAACTGCTGCTCGCCCAGGCCGAGCAGGTCCATCACGAACGCCGGCGCCGAGGCGATGTACAGGAACAGCCCGGCGAAGCCGAACGCACCGGCTGCGGCCAGGCGCTGGAAACGCGGGTTGAGGGCAATGGCGACGTAGTCGCGCAGCAGCCGGCCCGGGCGCAGCGGCATGCGCGATTCGCGCGGGTGCGTCTCCGGCAGCCACAGCGCAGTGCTGGCCAGCAGCAGCAGCGAGAACGCGGCCAGGAACCAGAAGATCAGCGGCCAGCGGCCGGCACCCAGCATCCAGCCGCCGATGATCGGGGCGATCGCCGGGGCGATGCCGAAGATCATCGACACCTGGCTCATCAGCCGCTGCGCGTCGCTGCCCTCCAGCACGTCGCGGATCACCGCGCGGCCGACAATCAGGCCCACGCCGGCCGACAGGCCCTGTAGCGCGCGGAACGCCAGCAGCGTGGACAGGTCGCGCGCCAGCGCGCAACCGACCGAGGCGACGATGAACACCGCCAGCCCGGCCAGGATCACCCGGCGCCGGCCGATCGCATCCGACAGCGGCCCGTGGACGATGCTCATCAGCGCGTAGGCGGCCAGGTAGACGCTGATGGTCTGCTGCATCGCCAGCTTGTCGGCGCCGAACTGCGCGGCCATCTGCGGGAAGGCCGGGAAGATGGTGTCGATCGAGAACGGGCCGAACATCGCCAGGCCGCCCAGCAGCAGGGCCAGGCGGCGGGTGGACGGCGCGGAGCGGATGTCCGTCACTGCTGTGCGGTCCGCGGCGGGACGGTCGCGTGCCCTGCTCCGCCCGGCGTCGGCGCGGCCTCTGGCCCGCGCGCCGGCTCCTCCCCGTGCCCGCCGGCCATCCCCGACCGCCCGATATCGGTCGCGGCCGGGTTCGGCCGGAACCTGTCGGCCGGTGCCTGTGGAGTCGGAGCGGTGGCGTCCTGCATGCGTTCCCTCGGCAGATCCCGCCACCCGGGCGGGCCATGCGCCCCGGGCCGTCCCGTTCCATACGGGCTGGACCGTGCCGCGCTGAATACGCCGTCATGTTAAGCCATCGCCCGCGGCCGGAGGCGTATAATTCCGCCCACACCGCGTGCGGTGGGAGAAGCGGGGCGACCCGCTGCCGAAGGCGCAAACGCCCGTAATCGCTCAGGCTCCCATACCACCGCGCACGAACACTCTGGAGAGACCGGCCGCCCGCCAGGGCCGCGCCGGCGCCGAAGGGGCAAGAAGCCGCGACCTCGTCCGCGCCGCTTCCAAACTCTCAGGCAAAAGGACAGAGGGGCGCCTGCCGAGCACGGCTTCTGCTCGTCGTTCCCGCGCAGGCGGGAATGACGCAGCCGGGAAACCGGGCATCGGCGCCCCTCCACTCTCCGCCGGTGCCCCGCCATGTCCCAGCCCGCCCCTTCCCTGCGCGACCCCAGCCTGCGCGAGCTCGAGCAGCACGACGCCTTCGTCGGCCGCCACATCGGCCCCAACGACGCCGAGATCGCCACGATGCTCGCCACCGTCGGCCACGACTCGCTGGAGACGCTGACCGATGCCATCGTTCCGTCGAGCATCAAGTCGCCCGCACCGCTGGCCCTGCCGGAGAGCCTGACCGAGGAAGAGGCGCTGGCCAAGATCCGCGCCGTCGCGCTGAAGAACCAGGTGTTCCGCAACTTCATCGGCCAGGGCTACTACGGCACCCACACGCCGAAGGTGATCCTGCGCAACATCCTCGAGAACCCGGCTTGGTACACCGCCTACACCCCGTACCAGGCGGAGATCTCGCAGGGCCGCATGGAGGCGCTGATCAACTTCCAGACCCTGTGCGCCGACCTGACCGGCATGCAGATCGCCAACGCCTCGCTGCTGGACGAGGCCACCGCCGCGGCCGAGGCGATGACCCTGGCCAAGCGCTCGGCCAAGTCGAAGTCGGACACCTTCTTCGTGCACGACGCGGTGCATCCGCAGACCCTGGAAGTGCTGCGCACCCGCGCCGAGCCGCTCGGCATCGTGCTGCGCGTGGGCACGCCGGAGGAGGCGCTGGAGGCCGAGGCCTTCGGCGTGCTGCTGCAGTACCCGGACACCTTCGGCCACGTCGGCGACCACCGGGCGCTGGCCGACGCCGTGCACGCGCGTGGCGGCCTGGTCGCGGTGGCCACCGACCTGCTCGCACTGACCCTGATCGCCGCCCCCGGCGAATGGGGCGCGGACATCGTGGTCGGCAACAGCCAGCGCTTCGGCGTGCCGTTCGGCTTCGGCGGCCCGCACGCGGCGTTCATGGCCTGCCGCGACGCCTACAAGCGCTCCATGCCCGGCCGCCTGATCGGCGTGTCGATCGACGCCGAGGGCAACCCGGCGTACCGCCTGACCCTGCAGACCCGCGAGCAGCACATCCGCCGCGAGAAGGCCACCTCCAATATCTGCACCGCGCAGGTGCTGCTGGCGGTGATGGCCTCGATGTACGCGGTCTACCACGGTCCCGAGGGCCTGGTCCGCATCGCCCGCCGCACCCACCGCCTGGCCGCGATCCTGGCCGCGGCGCTGCGCGTGGCCGGCGTCAACGTCGGCGAGCGCTTCTTCGACACCCTGCACGTCAAGGACGTGGACGCCGCGGCGATCCATGCGAAGGCACACCAGGCCGGGATCAACCTGCGCGCGATCGACAGCGAGGCAGTCGGCATCAGCCTGGACGAGACCACCACCCGCGCCGACGTCGTCGCCCTGGCCGCGCTGTTCGGCGCCAAGGCCGACCTGGACGCGCTCGACGCGGCCACCGCCGACGCGCTGCCGGAAAGCCTGCTGCGCACCAGCGCCTTCCTGCAGCACCCGGTGTTCAACACCCACCACAGCGAGCACGAACTGCTGCGCTACATGCGCTCACTGGCCGACAAGGACCTGGCGATGGATCGCACCATGATCCCGCTGGGCAGCTGCACCATGAAGCTGAATGCAACGGCCGAGATGATCCCGGTGACCTGGCCGGAATTCGGCCAGATCCATCCGCTGGTCCCGGCCGAGCAGGCGCAGGGCTACGCCCAGCTGATCGCCGAGCTCGAGGCGATGCTGGCCGAGTGCACCGGCTACGACGCGGTCAGCCTGCAGCCCAACTCCGGCGCCCAGGGCGAGTACGCCGGCCTGCTGGCGATCCGCGCGTACCACGCCTCGCGCGGCGAGGGCCACCGCGACATCTGCCTGATCCCCGAATCGGCGCACGGCACCAACCCGGCCTCGGCGCAGATGTGCGGGATGCGGGTCGTGGTCACCAAGTGCGACGCCAACGGCAACGTCGACGTCGAGGACATCCGCCGCGCCGCCGAGAAGCATTCGGCGAACCTGGCCGCGATCATGATGACCTACCCGTCCACCCACGGCGTGTTCGAGGAGGACGTGGTCGAGATCTGCGAGATCGTCCACCGGCACGGCGGCCAGGTGTACACCGACGGCGCCAACATGAACGCACTGGTCGGCGTGGCCAAGCCCGGCAAGTGGGGCTCGGACGTCTCGCACCTGAACCTGCACAAGACCTTCTGCATCCCGCACGGCGGCGGTGGCCCGGGCGTAGGCCCGTGCGCGGTGAAGTCGCATCTGGCGCCGTTCCTGCCGCGCACGCTCGGCGGCGAAGGCGCGGCTTCCAATGGAGTTGTAGGCATGGTCAGCGCCGCCAGCTTCGGTTCGGCCTCCATCCTGCCGATCAGCTGGATGTACGTGACCATGATGGGCAGCACCGGCCTGCGCAAGGCGACCCAGGTCGCTCTGCTCAACGCCAACTACATCTCCAAGCGCCTGGCGTCTCACTACAAGACCCTGTACACCGGCCGCAATGGCCTGGTCGCGCACGAGTGCATCCTCGACATCCGCCCGCTGGAGAAGGCCACCGGCATCGGCGCCGAGGACATCGCCAAGCGCCTGATCGACTTCGGCTTCCACGCGCCCACCCTGAGTTTCCCGGTGGCCGGCACGCTGATGGTCGAGCCGACCGAGAGCGAGTCGCTGCACGAGCTGGACCGCTTCATCGACGCGATGATCCAGATCCGCGACGAGATCCGCGCGATCGAGGACGGCCGTCTGGACCGCGAGGACAACCCGCTCAAGCACGCCCCGCACACCGCCGTGCAGGTTTCCGCCAGCGAATGGACCCATGCCTACCCGCGCGAGCTGGCCGCGTTCCCGCTGCCGTCGCTCAGGCAGCAGAAGTACTGGCCGCCGGTGGCGCGCGTGGACAACGTGCACGGGGACAAGAACGTGTTCTGCAGCTGCATCCCGATCGGCGAGTTCCAGGGCGAACCGGAAGCCTTCAGCGAGCCGAACGTGATGTAACGCACCCCGCCCACAATGGAGTCAGGTTCATTTTTCTGGGAAATTGAACCTGACCCCATTTGGCTGGACCCCATTTGGCTGCCCGAAAGCGCCGGGATCAGCCGCGCAGACGCACCGCCGGGCTCTCGTCGATCGAGCCGTCGGGCTGCAGCACCACGTAGCGGGTGCCGCCGCGGTCGAACAGCACCGGCATCGGCGCCTGGAACAGCGGCCGGCGGACGAAGCGCAGTTCCCAGTGGAACTGCTCCATGGTCTTCAGGGTGCTCAACTGCGCGGGGGTCAGCCCGTCCTTCAGTTGCGCCGGCTCCGGCGCG is a genomic window containing:
- a CDS encoding multidrug effflux MFS transporter, producing the protein MFGPFSIDTIFPAFPQMAAQFGADKLAMQQTISVYLAAYALMSIVHGPLSDAIGRRRVILAGLAVFIVASVGCALARDLSTLLAFRALQGLSAGVGLIVGRAVIRDVLEGSDAQRLMSQVSMIFGIAPAIAPIIGGWMLGAGRWPLIFWFLAAFSLLLLASTALWLPETHPRESRMPLRPGRLLRDYVAIALNPRFQRLAAAGAFGFAGLFLYIASAPAFVMDLLGLGEQQFAWLFIPTIGGMVLGAFVSGRVAGRWQPPYQVGVGYACIGVAALGNVLYNAFVDVPSVPWAVLPMSLAAFGVALVFPVLTLAILDMYPRQRGSASSLQAFTQLVLNAAIAGVLSPLLSHHGLHLALGLAGFALLGWLFWRWEARVARRFPPPPSSPTLEPGEQL
- a CDS encoding M2 family metallopeptidase — translated: MKHRHLLLPLAIAAGVLSLSACKKEASPEAAPAAAQSGETADEFVARINAEYKAALPEISSAQWLSQTYINEDSQRIAAKANERALTQLNVWIEEARKFEGQPMSEDSQRTLALLKLMSAMPAPKDPARLAELTTIAAKMEGAYGAGTYCTGEGAARKCRQLGELEDVLRSSRDYDAQIDAWQGWHSTAAPMRQDYARFVELVNEGAREQGYADAGAMWRSGYDMAPDAFAAETDRLWDQVRPLYEQLHCFARDRLQQTYGVEKGQVAGGLLPAHLTGNMWQQDWGNLWDILQPYPGVGSLDITAALEKQYQQDLGAALQKRGAGADAKARFEAEREAQLHVARQMTERAQDFYVSLGMPKLPDSYWAKTQFIKPLDRDVVCHASAWDLDMEGDVRTKMCIKPNEEDFTTIYHELGHIYYDLAYNVQPPLFQNGANDGFHEAIGDTIVLAMTPKYLESIGLVEAQDQSQQALINAQMRMALAKVAFLPFGLMIDRWRWGVFDGSITPDRYNQAWWELKGKYQGVAPASARGEEFFDPGAKYHVPGNTPYTRYFLSHVLQFQFYKSLCEAAGHTGPLYDCSFYGNPEAGRKFQAMLRQGASQPWQATMKELTGSEQIDGGAVLEYFAPLQEWLKKQNEGKQCGWQAAATPAAPPAPTGQG
- the gcvP gene encoding aminomethyl-transferring glycine dehydrogenase — encoded protein: MSQPAPSLRDPSLRELEQHDAFVGRHIGPNDAEIATMLATVGHDSLETLTDAIVPSSIKSPAPLALPESLTEEEALAKIRAVALKNQVFRNFIGQGYYGTHTPKVILRNILENPAWYTAYTPYQAEISQGRMEALINFQTLCADLTGMQIANASLLDEATAAAEAMTLAKRSAKSKSDTFFVHDAVHPQTLEVLRTRAEPLGIVLRVGTPEEALEAEAFGVLLQYPDTFGHVGDHRALADAVHARGGLVAVATDLLALTLIAAPGEWGADIVVGNSQRFGVPFGFGGPHAAFMACRDAYKRSMPGRLIGVSIDAEGNPAYRLTLQTREQHIRREKATSNICTAQVLLAVMASMYAVYHGPEGLVRIARRTHRLAAILAAALRVAGVNVGERFFDTLHVKDVDAAAIHAKAHQAGINLRAIDSEAVGISLDETTTRADVVALAALFGAKADLDALDAATADALPESLLRTSAFLQHPVFNTHHSEHELLRYMRSLADKDLAMDRTMIPLGSCTMKLNATAEMIPVTWPEFGQIHPLVPAEQAQGYAQLIAELEAMLAECTGYDAVSLQPNSGAQGEYAGLLAIRAYHASRGEGHRDICLIPESAHGTNPASAQMCGMRVVVTKCDANGNVDVEDIRRAAEKHSANLAAIMMTYPSTHGVFEEDVVEICEIVHRHGGQVYTDGANMNALVGVAKPGKWGSDVSHLNLHKTFCIPHGGGGPGVGPCAVKSHLAPFLPRTLGGEGAASNGVVGMVSAASFGSASILPISWMYVTMMGSTGLRKATQVALLNANYISKRLASHYKTLYTGRNGLVAHECILDIRPLEKATGIGAEDIAKRLIDFGFHAPTLSFPVAGTLMVEPTESESLHELDRFIDAMIQIRDEIRAIEDGRLDREDNPLKHAPHTAVQVSASEWTHAYPRELAAFPLPSLRQQKYWPPVARVDNVHGDKNVFCSCIPIGEFQGEPEAFSEPNVM